The following are encoded in a window of Sphaerisporangium siamense genomic DNA:
- a CDS encoding potassium channel family protein produces the protein MRVTIAGAGAVGRSIAAELLENGHEVLLIDIDPKAIKIDSVPQAEWLLADACEISSLDEAGLNNCHVVIASTGDDKTNLVVSLLAKTEYGVPRVVARINHPKNEWLFNESWGVDVAVSTPRLLSALVEEAVSVGDLVRLMTFRQGQANLVELTLPEDAPVVGQRAGSVPWPQDSALVAILREGRVLVPTDDDPLEAGDELLFVANQEVEQELAHLLAPH, from the coding sequence ATGCGCGTCACGATCGCGGGAGCGGGCGCCGTCGGGCGGTCCATCGCGGCCGAACTGCTGGAGAACGGTCACGAGGTCCTGCTCATCGACATCGACCCCAAGGCCATCAAGATCGACAGCGTGCCGCAGGCGGAGTGGCTGCTCGCCGACGCCTGCGAGATCTCCTCGCTGGACGAGGCCGGGCTGAACAACTGCCACGTGGTCATCGCCTCGACCGGCGACGACAAGACCAACCTGGTGGTCTCGCTGCTGGCCAAGACCGAGTACGGCGTGCCGCGGGTGGTCGCCCGCATCAACCACCCCAAGAACGAGTGGCTGTTCAACGAGTCGTGGGGCGTGGACGTCGCCGTCTCCACGCCGCGCCTGCTGTCGGCCCTGGTCGAGGAGGCGGTCAGCGTCGGCGACCTGGTGCGCCTGATGACCTTCCGGCAGGGGCAGGCCAACCTGGTGGAACTCACGCTGCCCGAGGACGCCCCGGTGGTCGGCCAGCGGGCCGGCTCGGTGCCCTGGCCGCAGGACTCGGCCCTGGTGGCGATCCTGCGCGAGGGACGGGTGCTGGTTCCCACCGACGACGACCCGCTGGAGGCGGGCGACGAACTGCTGTTCGTGGCCAACCAGGAGGTCGAGCAGGAGCTGGCGCACCTGCTGGCCCCGCACTGA
- a CDS encoding potassium channel family protein has translation MHIVIMGCGRVGSTLAHILEDSGHSVAIIDRDPQAFRRLRPGFRGRRVTGIGFDRDVLEEAGIESAGAYVAVSSGDNSNIISARVARETFGVDNVVARIYDPRRAEVYQRLGIPTVATVRWTADQILRRVLPEGTEPLWRDPTGTVMLAEVAYHSAWIGTRTRALEEAGGTRVAFLNRMGEALLPKEDTVLQEGDILHVMAAENDMDRINKVLSAAPEEESH, from the coding sequence ATGCACATCGTCATCATGGGATGCGGCCGGGTGGGTTCGACCCTGGCCCATATCCTCGAAGACAGCGGCCACTCGGTCGCGATCATCGACAGGGATCCGCAGGCGTTCCGGCGGCTGCGGCCGGGCTTCCGCGGGCGCCGCGTCACCGGCATCGGCTTCGACCGCGACGTGCTGGAGGAGGCCGGCATCGAGTCCGCCGGCGCGTACGTCGCCGTGAGCAGCGGCGACAACTCCAACATCATCTCCGCCCGGGTGGCCAGGGAGACCTTCGGGGTCGACAACGTGGTGGCCCGCATCTACGACCCCCGCCGCGCCGAGGTCTACCAGCGCCTCGGCATCCCCACGGTCGCGACGGTGCGCTGGACGGCCGACCAGATCCTGCGCCGGGTGCTACCCGAGGGCACCGAACCGCTGTGGCGCGACCCGACCGGCACGGTGATGCTCGCCGAGGTCGCCTACCACTCGGCCTGGATCGGCACCCGCACCCGCGCGCTGGAGGAGGCCGGGGGCACCCGCGTCGCCTTCCTCAACCGCATGGGCGAGGCCTTGCTGCCCAAGGAGGACACCGTCCTCCAGGAGGGCGACATCCTGCACGTGATGGCCGCGGAGAACGACATGGACCGGATCAACAAGGTGCTGTCGGCGGCACCCGAGGAGGAGTCGCACTGA
- a CDS encoding APC family permease: MVKRLLVGRALRSAQAHEQLLPKRIALPVFASDALSSVAYAPQEILITLGVAGLAAYHFTPWIALAVVVILLTVVASYRQNVRAYTSGGGDFEVATTNLGSNYGLVVASALMVDYVLTVAVSVSSGVENLGAALPFLREHKVAAALVIVALLTVMNLRGIRESGLAFAIPTYAFMISVFGMMIWGAGRLALGTELKAPTADFTVTGESVGIGGFALFFLLLRAFSSGCAALTGVEAISNGVPAFKKPKGKNAANTLLALGLLAATMFAGITALAYITGAKFADPSVGSEVHDAAGRVVAHPDPVIAQVSQTVFSNFPVAFYIVTAMTALILVLAANTAFNGFPVLGSVLAQNRYLPRQLHTRGDRLAFSNGIVMLAAMAGLLIYAFGADTTRLVQLYIVGVFVSFTVSQTGMVRHWNRLLSTETDPKKRGQMRRSRLINAFGATVTGLVLVVVLITKFTHGAWIACAAMAVLFVLMRGIRRHYDNVATELATPEETQVDESMLPARNHAIVLLSKIHKPTLRALAYARATRPSTLEAISVAVDSEEARQLQREWEERGLPVPLKILDSPYREITRPVLEYVKSLRRRSPRDVVTVFIPEYVVGHWWEHLLHNQSALRLKGRLLFQPGVMVTSVPWQLVSSDRLKGRPESFGPGSVRRPYAEARKDDQVKM, translated from the coding sequence ATGGTCAAGCGGTTACTCGTGGGCCGCGCGCTGAGAAGCGCGCAGGCACACGAGCAGTTGCTGCCCAAACGCATAGCGTTGCCGGTGTTCGCCAGCGACGCGCTGTCGTCCGTCGCGTACGCCCCGCAGGAGATCCTGATCACCCTGGGCGTCGCCGGGCTGGCCGCCTACCACTTCACGCCGTGGATCGCCCTCGCCGTCGTCGTGATCCTGCTGACGGTCGTCGCGTCCTACCGGCAGAACGTCCGGGCCTACACGAGCGGCGGCGGCGACTTCGAGGTGGCCACCACCAACCTCGGCTCGAACTACGGCCTGGTCGTCGCCAGCGCGCTCATGGTCGACTACGTGCTGACGGTGGCGGTGTCGGTGTCGTCCGGCGTGGAGAACCTGGGGGCCGCGCTCCCGTTCCTGCGCGAGCACAAGGTCGCCGCGGCGCTGGTGATCGTCGCGCTGCTCACGGTGATGAACCTGCGCGGCATCCGGGAGTCCGGCCTGGCCTTCGCCATTCCCACCTACGCCTTCATGATCAGCGTCTTCGGCATGATGATCTGGGGCGCGGGGCGGCTGGCGCTCGGGACCGAGCTGAAGGCCCCCACGGCCGACTTCACCGTGACCGGCGAGAGCGTGGGCATCGGCGGCTTCGCCCTGTTCTTCCTGCTGCTGCGCGCGTTCTCCTCCGGCTGCGCCGCGCTGACCGGCGTGGAGGCCATCAGCAACGGCGTCCCCGCCTTCAAGAAGCCCAAGGGCAAGAACGCGGCCAACACGCTGCTGGCGCTCGGGCTGCTGGCCGCCACGATGTTCGCCGGCATCACCGCCCTCGCCTACATCACCGGCGCCAAGTTCGCCGACCCGTCGGTGGGCAGCGAGGTCCACGACGCCGCCGGCAGGGTCGTCGCCCACCCCGACCCGGTGATCGCCCAGGTGTCCCAGACCGTCTTCAGCAACTTCCCGGTGGCGTTCTACATCGTCACCGCGATGACCGCGCTGATCCTCGTGCTGGCCGCCAACACCGCCTTCAACGGTTTCCCGGTGCTCGGGTCGGTGCTGGCCCAGAACCGCTACCTGCCGCGCCAGCTCCACACCCGGGGCGACCGGCTGGCGTTCAGCAACGGCATCGTGATGCTGGCGGCCATGGCCGGGCTGCTGATCTACGCCTTCGGGGCCGACACCACCCGCCTCGTCCAGCTCTACATCGTCGGGGTGTTCGTGTCGTTCACGGTCAGCCAGACCGGCATGGTGCGGCACTGGAACCGGCTGCTGAGCACCGAGACCGACCCGAAGAAGCGCGGCCAGATGCGGCGGTCGCGGCTGATCAACGCGTTCGGCGCGACCGTCACGGGCCTGGTGCTGGTCGTCGTGCTGATCACCAAGTTCACCCACGGCGCCTGGATCGCCTGCGCGGCCATGGCCGTGCTGTTCGTGCTGATGCGGGGCATCAGGCGCCACTACGACAACGTGGCGACCGAGCTGGCGACGCCGGAGGAGACCCAGGTCGACGAGTCGATGCTCCCGGCGCGCAACCACGCCATCGTCCTGCTCTCCAAGATCCACAAGCCGACGCTGCGTGCCTTGGCCTACGCCAGGGCGACCCGTCCCTCGACGCTGGAGGCCATCTCGGTGGCGGTCGACTCCGAAGAGGCCAGGCAGCTTCAGCGAGAATGGGAGGAGCGGGGGCTACCCGTCCCGCTGAAGATCCTCGACTCGCCGTACCGCGAGATCACCCGGCCGGTGCTCGAATACGTCAAGAGCCTGCGCCGCCGCTCGCCGCGCGACGTCGTGACGGTCTTCATTCCCGAGTATGTCGTGGGTCATTGGTGGGAACATCTGTTGCACAACCAGAGCGCGCTCCGGCTCAAGGGACGGCTGCTCTTCCAGCCGGGTGTGATGGTCACCAGCGTGCCCTGGCAGCTGGTCTCCTCCGACCGGCTCAAGGGCAGACCGGAGTCGTTCGGCCCCGGATCGGTCCGCCGGCCCTACGCTGAGGCGCGTAAGGATGATCAGGTGAAGATGTGA